In the genome of Yersinia enterocolitica, the window CTATCAGCTTGCCTGATTAATGTCAGTCCAATCTTTAATACCATTGTGGAAGATTGCTTCTCCCGTGGTTTATTGATGCCGGAAAGCGAGCAAGATATGCGCTTAGCCCACGTATTAATTGATCAACTCAGGTTGTCACCGGTACAACGCACCTATCTGCCCACCTCACAGGATAAATTACTGTCACCTATTCTGGCGGCGCTAGAGCGCTGCCCGGCGGACAATACCTCGCTGGCGCAGTGGGCTAAGCGGGTCTATACCACCGAGCGGACGTTATCGCGCCGCTGCCAACAAGAACTGGGTATGGTTTTTAGCGAATGGCGGCAGCGGCTGCGTTTTTTACATGCGATCTCATTGTTAGAAAAGGGCAAAACCGTGCAAAGTGTCGCACTGGATGTTGGGTATAGCTCCTCATC includes:
- a CDS encoding AraC family transcriptional regulator, which encodes MAEPSFPVVATTVPLSLSFRCEAFNANTEFLPHTHPYGQLICVKSGVVAMSIGGQRFLAPPEFSVWIPAGMEHSSHNRKPMQFRAIDIAPTLCDELPLSACLINVSPIFNTIVEDCFSRGLLMPESEQDMRLAHVLIDQLRLSPVQRTYLPTSQDKLLSPILAALERCPADNTSLAQWAKRVYTTERTLSRRCQQELGMVFSEWRQRLRFLHAISLLEKGKTVQSVALDVGYSSSSAFIAMFQQIAGTTPERFRRNNPLHP